Proteins encoded in a region of the Elizabethkingia bruuniana genome:
- a CDS encoding DUF2938 domain-containing protein: protein MQLIFYGILMGVGATLFMDAYAVILKRFFNIPSLDYRLLGRWIGNFRKGIFFHKNILQTEPVTNERLLGWMAHYGIGITFAILLLLIWGVDWLENPTLFPAIFIGVGTTVAPFFMMQPAFGFGIAASKTPNPRIARIRSLCTHLIYGIGLYFSALLIRVLIN, encoded by the coding sequence ATGCAATTGATATTTTACGGTATTTTAATGGGGGTAGGGGCTACACTATTTATGGATGCTTATGCAGTCATTTTAAAGAGATTTTTTAATATCCCTTCCCTGGACTATCGCTTGCTGGGTCGGTGGATTGGCAACTTCCGAAAAGGAATTTTCTTTCATAAGAATATTCTTCAGACAGAGCCGGTTACGAATGAAAGACTACTAGGATGGATGGCTCATTACGGAATCGGGATAACCTTTGCAATTTTATTATTACTGATATGGGGTGTTGATTGGTTAGAAAATCCTACACTTTTTCCTGCTATTTTTATTGGGGTAGGAACCACAGTGGCTCCTTTCTTTATGATGCAGCCTGCTTTTGGTTTTGGAATTGCTGCATCCAAAACACCTAATCCGCGCATTGCAAGAATCAGGAGCCTATGTACACATCTTATATATGGTATTGGCTTATATTTTTCAGCTTTATTAATTAGGGTTTTAATAAATTGA
- a CDS encoding thioredoxin family protein, translated as MNNTDNKIQEIDSLTLLQFYAEWCYPCKMMMPVVNTLKNKLEDWLNVHQVDVDEEQNMAIQYRVRAVPTFVVLKNNQEVWRSSGVLSEKQLEEQLKALR; from the coding sequence ATGAACAATACAGACAACAAAATTCAGGAGATTGATTCACTGACTTTATTGCAATTCTATGCAGAATGGTGTTACCCATGCAAAATGATGATGCCGGTTGTAAATACACTGAAAAATAAATTAGAAGACTGGCTAAATGTACATCAGGTGGATGTGGATGAAGAACAGAATATGGCAATACAGTACAGAGTCCGTGCAGTACCAACGTTTGTGGTACTAAAAAATAATCAGGAGGTATGGCGTAGCTCCGGAGTGCTTTCAGAAAAGCAACTGGAAGAGCAGTTAAAGGCATTACGCTAG
- a CDS encoding GNAT family N-acetyltransferase produces MNNFSKQVIAFWEKEMNGDFWYKDESFALMINKDLEEKGQIMLFENTEDKRVNAVVTPTIMKRIGLTVKDYLSESIFLQLLKEAGISLHGADYIYYYQEENKKELLETETNETIRKLESSDAEVFEHFVSSASEQDLDDAYVELDHWVVYGAFEDGKLVCVGSMYPWGKDVKIADLGVLTLPDYRGRGHAKNLVQAICKYILEQGYEPQYRCQTDNYASIALAAAAGLTLYGKWDLIAEDSII; encoded by the coding sequence ATGAACAATTTTTCGAAGCAGGTTATTGCTTTCTGGGAAAAAGAAATGAACGGAGATTTTTGGTACAAAGACGAGAGTTTTGCGCTTATGATTAATAAAGATCTGGAAGAGAAGGGTCAGATTATGCTGTTTGAAAATACAGAAGATAAGAGGGTGAATGCAGTTGTTACACCAACTATCATGAAACGTATAGGTTTGACAGTAAAAGATTATTTGTCGGAATCTATTTTTCTTCAGCTGTTGAAAGAAGCCGGAATATCCCTGCACGGAGCCGATTATATCTACTATTATCAGGAAGAGAATAAAAAGGAATTATTAGAAACAGAAACTAATGAAACAATTCGTAAGCTGGAATCTTCAGATGCTGAGGTTTTTGAACATTTCGTTTCTTCAGCTTCAGAACAGGATCTGGATGATGCTTATGTAGAGTTAGATCACTGGGTTGTATACGGAGCCTTTGAAGACGGAAAGCTGGTGTGTGTCGGCAGTATGTATCCATGGGGAAAAGATGTGAAAATTGCAGATCTGGGAGTGTTGACACTGCCTGATTACAGAGGAAGGGGGCATGCCAAAAATCTGGTACAGGCTATTTGTAAATATATACTGGAGCAGGGGTACGAGCCTCAGTATCGTTGTCAGACTGATAATTATGCTTCCATAGCATTAGCTGCTGCTGCAGGGCTTACATTATACGGGAAATGGGATCTTATTGCCGAAGACAGTATCATCTGA
- a CDS encoding response regulator transcription factor: protein MPNILLIEDDDRLSRLITKGLQEAEFEVSTAYDGMTGMKLAMQKDFDLVVTDIVLPKKDGLDFCKEIKALKPNLPVVMLTALGTTDDKLEGFDAGADDYLTKPFEMRELVARIKVLLKRFSQQQQQKVFVLRYEGIEMNLEQKIVSRDKISIKLTPKEFNLLKFMLENSERVLSRIEIAEKVWETHFDTGTNFIDVYINYLRKKIDKDFPVKLIHTKAGMGFILKKDYESDIS from the coding sequence ATGCCAAATATTTTACTCATAGAAGACGATGACAGACTTTCCAGACTGATTACAAAAGGCTTACAGGAAGCCGAATTTGAAGTCAGTACAGCATACGATGGTATGACAGGAATGAAACTGGCTATGCAAAAAGATTTTGATCTGGTCGTTACCGATATCGTTTTGCCCAAAAAGGATGGATTGGATTTTTGCAAAGAAATAAAAGCATTAAAACCTAATCTGCCTGTAGTAATGCTTACAGCATTGGGTACTACCGACGACAAACTGGAAGGTTTTGATGCCGGGGCAGATGATTATCTTACCAAGCCTTTCGAAATGCGTGAGCTTGTAGCCCGAATAAAAGTACTACTAAAACGCTTTTCGCAACAACAGCAGCAAAAAGTATTTGTATTGCGGTATGAAGGCATCGAAATGAATCTGGAACAAAAAATTGTAAGCAGGGATAAAATTTCGATCAAACTAACACCCAAAGAGTTTAACCTTCTGAAGTTTATGCTTGAAAACTCGGAACGTGTGCTTTCCCGAATTGAAATTGCTGAAAAAGTATGGGAAACACATTTTGATACCGGCACCAATTTTATCGACGTATATATCAACTACCTGCGTAAAAAAATAGACAAGGATTTTCCAGTAAAACTTATTCATACAAAGGCCGGTATGGGCTTTATTCTGAAAAAGGATTATGAATCGGATATTTCATAA
- a CDS encoding AAA family ATPase has protein sequence MNNFYVITGGPGSGKTSLINELNNSGYLTVPEEGRRIIKEQTESADEGLPWKNKPVFAALMLKSSLEAYHKILQESAGSLVFFDRGIPDTIGYMELENIPISPETELIIRANPYHVNVFLLPPWKAIYKTDTERKQSWQEAVNTFEIMKNIYLRYGYNIISVPFDTVINRKKFILSNL, from the coding sequence ATGAATAATTTTTATGTCATTACCGGTGGCCCAGGCTCCGGTAAAACTTCTCTTATCAATGAGTTAAATAACAGTGGATATCTTACCGTTCCGGAAGAGGGCCGCAGAATAATAAAAGAACAGACCGAATCTGCCGATGAGGGTCTTCCCTGGAAGAATAAACCTGTCTTTGCTGCATTAATGCTAAAATCTTCACTAGAAGCTTACCATAAAATTCTTCAGGAATCAGCAGGTTCTTTAGTATTTTTCGACAGAGGAATACCGGATACTATTGGCTATATGGAATTGGAAAACATTCCGATCTCTCCGGAAACTGAGCTAATTATACGTGCAAATCCTTATCATGTAAATGTTTTCTTACTTCCGCCATGGAAGGCTATTTATAAAACAGATACCGAACGCAAACAAAGCTGGCAGGAAGCTGTAAACACTTTCGAAATAATGAAAAATATCTATCTCCGATATGGATACAACATCATCAGTGTTCCCTTTGATACTGTAATAAACAGAAAAAAATTTATCCTTAGTAACCTTTAG
- a CDS encoding GNAT family N-acetyltransferase, with product MKIQTIETIDTSQILQVFNDSFADYIVPMKLTEEQLEFKMRSDKTDKSMSVMVKDGEKPVAFILHGKQMIDGKLVIYNGGTGVIPERRKSGWVREMYDLILPVLKEKGAQKLVLEVITDNTPAIKSYQKFGYTINRKLKCYRGEITSEAVQQEAEIREVVDFGWQKMKTFWDIQPTWQNSVNVLEEIKEHCKILGAFIGGQLVGYLVFNPEAKKIYQLAVAPEHRRKGIGTQLLAALKEEAGASISVINVDENSVAANKFLQKSGLKVFIEQYEMTRAV from the coding sequence ATGAAAATTCAGACTATAGAGACAATAGATACATCGCAGATCCTTCAGGTATTCAATGATTCATTTGCCGATTATATAGTGCCAATGAAACTTACTGAAGAACAGCTGGAGTTTAAAATGCGATCTGACAAAACCGATAAAAGTATGTCGGTAATGGTGAAAGATGGAGAAAAACCTGTTGCTTTTATTCTGCATGGTAAACAAATGATAGATGGAAAGCTAGTCATTTATAACGGTGGTACAGGTGTTATTCCGGAAAGAAGAAAATCCGGATGGGTAAGAGAAATGTATGATCTTATTCTTCCTGTATTGAAAGAAAAAGGGGCGCAAAAATTAGTATTGGAGGTTATTACCGATAATACTCCTGCGATCAAGTCTTATCAGAAATTTGGCTATACCATTAATCGAAAACTTAAATGTTACCGTGGAGAGATTACTTCTGAGGCGGTACAGCAGGAAGCAGAAATTCGTGAGGTTGTAGATTTTGGCTGGCAGAAAATGAAGACCTTTTGGGATATTCAGCCTACATGGCAGAACTCTGTAAATGTACTGGAAGAAATAAAGGAACATTGTAAAATACTGGGAGCCTTTATTGGAGGACAATTGGTGGGTTACCTTGTCTTTAATCCGGAGGCTAAAAAGATATATCAGCTTGCAGTAGCTCCTGAGCACAGACGGAAAGGAATTGGTACACAATTGCTTGCTGCATTAAAAGAAGAAGCAGGTGCCAGCATTTCTGTTATTAATGTAGATGAGAACTCTGTTGCAGCTAATAAGTTTTTGCAAAAATCAGGTTTAAAAGTCTTCATTGAGCAATATGAAATGACAAGAGCTGTATAA
- a CDS encoding ATP-binding protein, producing the protein MKIRTRLTLLFTLVTAMLLSVYSITVYYSSKEAREKSFYGELQNEAIAKADLFFKSSLSEQEMHKLYRNNNRTLNEVQVAIYDSGYDLIYHDDAKVDYVKENSEMLSGIFKKKKTSFFLDNLQVIGITYNYAGKTYAVTAASYDKYGHVYVTNLLTVSIIAFFIILILVYLAGIFFASKALNPVSEMVSQVKNITAGKLQLRLKTTKEKDELNELAQSFNGMLERLENSFDAQKYFVSNISHELRTPLAAIIAELELASEKELSGMEYQQTIKLALEDARNMTRLSDSLMDLAKASYDPNEISFSEVRLDEILLESYSGTIKENPKYKVALHIDDAVEEQQLTMQGNEYLLRVAFNNLIDNACKYSPEYSCTVNVTINSGDLHIDFTNTGITIAKEDLQHIFEPFYRSENSKTEKGHGIGLFLTEKVIHLHHAEIQVTSVHDKTSFTVIFHTSGIQKI; encoded by the coding sequence ATGAAAATACGGACCCGGCTTACTTTACTTTTCACACTGGTTACTGCAATGCTTCTAAGTGTTTACAGTATTACAGTATACTATTCTTCTAAAGAGGCCCGGGAGAAATCGTTCTATGGTGAGTTGCAGAACGAGGCTATAGCTAAAGCTGATTTGTTTTTTAAGAGTTCGCTTTCTGAACAAGAAATGCACAAATTATACAGAAACAACAACAGGACATTAAATGAAGTCCAGGTAGCTATTTACGATTCTGGTTATGATCTTATTTATCATGATGATGCAAAAGTAGATTATGTAAAGGAAAATTCTGAAATGCTTTCCGGCATTTTTAAAAAGAAAAAGACCAGCTTTTTTTTGGACAATCTACAGGTCATCGGAATTACGTATAATTATGCCGGGAAAACATATGCAGTTACAGCCGCTTCTTATGACAAATATGGCCATGTCTATGTTACAAATCTTTTGACAGTTAGCATTATCGCATTTTTTATTATCCTTATTCTGGTTTATCTCGCAGGGATTTTCTTTGCAAGTAAGGCACTGAATCCGGTAAGTGAAATGGTGAGTCAGGTAAAAAATATTACCGCAGGAAAACTTCAGCTAAGACTAAAAACAACCAAAGAAAAAGACGAATTAAATGAGCTCGCACAAAGCTTTAACGGAATGCTGGAACGACTGGAGAACTCTTTCGATGCTCAAAAGTATTTCGTATCCAATATATCGCATGAGCTTCGCACACCTCTTGCAGCTATTATAGCAGAGCTGGAACTGGCTTCTGAAAAGGAGCTTAGCGGGATGGAATACCAGCAGACAATAAAGCTTGCCTTGGAAGATGCCCGTAATATGACACGTCTGTCCGATAGCCTGATGGATCTGGCTAAAGCCAGCTATGATCCGAATGAGATCAGTTTTTCTGAAGTACGGCTCGATGAAATTCTTCTGGAATCCTATTCAGGAACAATAAAGGAAAATCCAAAATATAAAGTAGCACTTCATATTGATGATGCTGTTGAGGAACAACAACTAACTATGCAGGGAAATGAATATCTGTTGCGTGTAGCATTTAATAATCTTATCGATAATGCCTGCAAATATTCTCCGGAGTATTCCTGCACTGTAAATGTTACCATAAATTCCGGAGACCTTCATATTGATTTCACCAATACAGGTATTACCATAGCAAAGGAAGATCTGCAACATATTTTCGAGCCTTTTTACAGAAGCGAAAATTCCAAAACCGAAAAAGGCCATGGAATAGGTTTATTTCTCACTGAAAAAGTTATTCATCTCCATCATGCAGAAATACAGGTAACATCGGTACACGATAAAACCTCTTTTACAGTCATTTTCCACACATCCGGAATACAGAAAATATAA
- a CDS encoding helix-turn-helix domain-containing protein, which produces MSKSSDIKEISNPQEFKEFYLNDAHHSFCEECSTIEYMYGNGFLEVIALEELKKIQKKTFGDRTRRKFYSIILLTEGETEETIGHKKYHFGPGSMYFISENQLYSTEKWDENVKGILCMFDVDYFLLCIKHQIKLNQFPFFQTDQKPFIMLSERESLMMQHLFWKLNSEKCQKSTFNDDLLVRMFLNVILLEAERIHRKTSAEETFSLSRQEQLVAQFQLFVNQYFLDKKQVNEYAELLHVHPNYLNDVVKEITGFPASHFIQKQLIQEAKSRLVQTSDTVSMIATELQFADDSYFGRFFKKQTGLTPLQYRKRHQH; this is translated from the coding sequence ATGTCCAAATCCTCCGATATCAAAGAAATTAGTAATCCACAGGAATTCAAAGAATTTTATCTGAATGATGCGCATCATTCTTTTTGTGAAGAATGTAGTACAATAGAATATATGTACGGGAATGGCTTTTTGGAAGTTATAGCGCTGGAAGAACTAAAGAAGATACAGAAGAAAACTTTCGGAGACCGGACAAGAAGAAAGTTCTATAGCATTATATTACTTACAGAAGGAGAGACAGAAGAGACAATAGGGCATAAAAAATACCATTTTGGACCAGGATCTATGTACTTTATTTCTGAAAATCAGCTTTATTCTACAGAAAAATGGGATGAAAATGTAAAAGGTATACTGTGTATGTTTGATGTAGATTATTTTCTGTTATGCATTAAGCACCAGATTAAGCTGAATCAGTTTCCCTTTTTTCAGACAGATCAAAAACCATTTATCATGCTTTCTGAGAGGGAAAGCCTGATGATGCAGCATCTTTTCTGGAAATTGAATAGTGAGAAGTGCCAGAAATCTACATTCAACGATGACCTTCTGGTCAGGATGTTTCTGAATGTTATTTTATTGGAAGCAGAAAGAATACACCGTAAAACATCTGCTGAAGAAACATTTAGTCTTTCCAGACAAGAACAACTGGTGGCTCAGTTTCAGCTGTTTGTCAATCAGTATTTTCTGGATAAAAAGCAGGTGAATGAATATGCAGAGTTATTGCATGTCCATCCCAACTATCTTAATGATGTGGTAAAGGAAATTACAGGTTTTCCCGCAAGTCACTTTATACAGAAACAGCTTATTCAGGAGGCTAAATCGCGTCTGGTGCAAACCAGTGATACCGTATCTATGATTGCAACGGAACTTCAGTTTGCGGATGATTCTTATTTCGGGCGATTTTTTAAGAAACAAACAGGACTTACTCCATTACAGTACAGGAAAAGACATCAACACTAA
- a CDS encoding GNAT family N-acetyltransferase: protein MSELIREANSEDYADVIRVWEASVRATHHFLDPEDITFYKSIIPEALPQVKLFIYEIEGQVAGFMGVSGNTLDMLFIDPAYRRKGIGSKLFQYAQSEFQISKVDVNEQNQQAVHFYLKTGFVQTGRRATDDFGKAYPILEMTLGTEE, encoded by the coding sequence ATGAGTGAATTAATAAGAGAGGCTAATTCGGAAGATTATGCAGATGTGATAAGGGTGTGGGAAGCTTCGGTAAGGGCTACCCATCACTTTCTGGATCCTGAAGATATAACATTTTATAAGAGTATTATACCTGAGGCATTACCTCAGGTAAAACTTTTTATTTATGAAATTGAAGGACAGGTAGCCGGTTTTATGGGAGTTTCAGGAAATACGCTGGATATGTTGTTCATCGATCCTGCCTACCGGAGAAAAGGGATTGGTAGCAAACTGTTTCAATATGCACAATCCGAATTTCAGATATCAAAGGTGGATGTCAACGAGCAGAATCAACAAGCTGTACACTTTTATCTGAAAACCGGATTTGTACAAACGGGCAGACGGGCAACAGATGATTTCGGAAAAGCTTATCCGATATTGGAAATGACTCTTGGTACCGAAGAATAA
- a CDS encoding pyridoxine/pyridoxamine 5'-phosphate oxidase, with protein MVVEIGFDEIISLFNNGLEREMQVHKQKLPYACCLSTEGLDGFPNARFVSLKEIRNEEFVITGTLTSRKGEEINYNNKVALTFWWPETQQQVRIQGEARLISGSVLDSYFSERNRESQIVSVVSDQGKELHDLNELILKFDTVANNTEISKIRRPDNWGGYAIVPFRIEFLVFSESRFHDRTLYERKDQIWQKKKIQP; from the coding sequence ATGGTAGTTGAAATAGGATTTGATGAGATAATTAGCTTGTTTAATAATGGGCTGGAAAGAGAAATGCAGGTGCATAAACAAAAACTGCCTTACGCATGCTGCCTTTCTACGGAAGGGCTGGATGGGTTTCCTAATGCGCGTTTTGTGTCTTTAAAAGAAATTAGGAATGAAGAATTTGTAATCACTGGCACACTGACTTCCCGAAAAGGAGAGGAAATTAACTATAATAATAAAGTAGCTTTAACATTCTGGTGGCCTGAAACACAGCAACAGGTACGAATTCAGGGTGAAGCAAGGTTAATCTCAGGATCGGTTTTGGACAGCTACTTCAGCGAGAGGAATCGGGAAAGCCAGATCGTTTCTGTAGTCAGTGATCAGGGAAAAGAATTGCACGATTTAAATGAGCTTATTCTGAAATTTGATACTGTAGCAAACAATACGGAAATATCGAAAATCCGGAGACCGGATAATTGGGGAGGTTATGCAATTGTTCCTTTCCGTATAGAATTTTTAGTGTTCAGCGAGTCAAGATTTCATGACAGAACACTTTATGAAAGAAAAGACCAGATATGGCAAAAGAAGAAAATACAGCCCTGA
- a CDS encoding DUF7000 family protein encodes MKTLNDYVQVYKEHLVKKDIQKGYHGLMKYMMSLKASLSGVYAGRFSFGNISFGYMDFTYFPFHNEFLREQKLRFGIVLNHEKMRFELWMMGQNAGVQKAYWELLKNSRWNKDKKKMPRYAVLEAVLTDTPDFNDLKELTRIIEVQVEHVSEAIIKELEQLDIA; translated from the coding sequence ATGAAAACATTAAACGACTACGTACAGGTATATAAAGAGCATCTCGTAAAAAAAGATATTCAGAAAGGCTATCATGGCCTGATGAAGTATATGATGAGTCTGAAAGCCAGTTTATCCGGAGTATATGCAGGCAGATTTAGTTTCGGAAATATTTCGTTTGGCTACATGGACTTTACTTATTTTCCGTTTCATAATGAATTCCTGAGAGAACAAAAATTACGCTTCGGTATAGTACTTAATCACGAAAAGATGAGGTTCGAATTATGGATGATGGGACAAAATGCGGGAGTACAGAAAGCTTATTGGGAACTCCTGAAAAACAGCAGGTGGAATAAAGATAAAAAGAAAATGCCGAGATATGCTGTCTTGGAGGCTGTATTGACAGATACTCCGGATTTTAATGATCTTAAAGAACTTACCCGGATTATTGAAGTGCAGGTAGAGCATGTTTCTGAAGCTATTATAAAAGAGTTGGAGCAACTGGATATAGCCTAA
- a CDS encoding EamA family transporter, producing MKKTNTNIAISATLLAIICVQGGASIAKQLFPAIGAIGTVTLRIVLSAIILTLVNRPKFSQFTKQMWIYCGFYGTGLAVMNLIFYMAIQRIPLGLAVTVEFAGPLFLALALSRKLLDVVWALLACAGILLIVPWKNDHVDLLGLGLAFLAGVFWALYIVMGGKVAKIMDGKDAVTTGMLFASLVIIPFTVWDGAVFNITPIIFLKGLGVAILSSALPFSLEMVALKKLPAKTFSILMSLEPAFAALSGLVFLSESLNFLQWVSIACVIMASIGTTIFSKASNH from the coding sequence ATGAAAAAAACAAATACAAATATTGCCATATCCGCCACATTATTAGCTATTATATGTGTACAGGGTGGGGCTTCCATTGCAAAACAGCTTTTCCCGGCTATCGGAGCTATAGGAACAGTTACTTTAAGAATAGTACTTTCTGCTATTATTTTAACGCTGGTTAACCGACCGAAATTCTCACAGTTTACAAAGCAAATGTGGATTTATTGTGGATTCTACGGAACAGGTCTGGCTGTAATGAATCTTATTTTCTATATGGCTATACAGCGGATACCATTGGGCTTAGCTGTTACAGTAGAATTTGCAGGACCTTTATTTTTGGCATTGGCATTATCGCGGAAATTACTAGATGTTGTCTGGGCGCTATTAGCCTGTGCCGGAATATTATTGATTGTTCCATGGAAGAATGACCATGTTGATTTACTAGGATTAGGATTAGCTTTTCTGGCTGGAGTATTCTGGGCATTGTATATTGTGATGGGGGGAAAAGTGGCTAAAATTATGGATGGAAAAGATGCCGTTACTACGGGAATGTTATTTGCCAGTCTGGTTATTATTCCTTTTACAGTATGGGATGGAGCGGTTTTCAATATTACTCCTATTATCTTTCTGAAGGGTTTAGGTGTTGCTATTTTGTCCAGTGCATTACCTTTTTCTCTGGAGATGGTAGCTCTGAAAAAACTGCCGGCAAAAACCTTTAGTATTTTAATGAGCCTGGAACCTGCATTTGCAGCACTTTCAGGACTGGTATTTCTATCAGAAAGTTTAAACTTTTTACAATGGGTTTCTATAGCCTGTGTAATAATGGCCAGTATCGGAACTACAATTTTTAGTAAAGCTTCTAATCACTAA